One Flavobacteriales bacterium genomic region harbors:
- a CDS encoding histidine kinase — MLRESSNQTLEKKYWVETGQRILVPFRICCVIGILLNIMGAYADLGLLDEAHAHLVWFRAGILAYSVVGMCLSFLWRRGIMKYFQELFSGAIIINVVPLAVVSARTGGLDSYYQIDIMQLQMAFITFLPTNRKIGVSTILITGIVFFVVNAIWAPESADSVVGIVNVLVTMVICLFGHHVILSNRLESYIKNSELDKANLDLEQKSLQLKINPHFFFNALTSIQRFTMTNDKDEATSYLTKFARLMRQTLNHARTSFVPLDEELESMRLYAELELLPYRGKHEFKMNVDSRINTADLEVVPMLMQPFIENAIKHGIHHKNDGGLVQVSIVPQDGQLQCTVEDNGIGRKKAMVFGGGGNHDSAGQEITTSRLELIHRMLGTHSNFLIEDLHDDSGKPRGTRVSFAIPTKRLNIPVESAGQG, encoded by the coding sequence ATGCTCCGGGAATCCTCCAATCAAACGCTCGAAAAGAAGTACTGGGTCGAAACAGGGCAACGCATTCTGGTGCCGTTCAGAATTTGTTGTGTGATCGGAATACTTCTGAATATCATGGGTGCATACGCCGACCTCGGTCTGCTTGACGAAGCCCATGCACACCTGGTGTGGTTCAGGGCAGGTATCCTCGCTTATTCGGTTGTTGGAATGTGTTTGTCCTTCTTGTGGCGGAGGGGGATCATGAAGTATTTTCAGGAGCTTTTCTCTGGCGCCATCATCATCAATGTCGTTCCCCTGGCTGTGGTTTCCGCCCGAACCGGTGGATTAGACAGTTACTACCAGATCGACATCATGCAATTGCAAATGGCCTTTATTACTTTTCTTCCGACAAACAGGAAGATCGGTGTCTCAACCATCCTCATCACGGGCATTGTTTTTTTTGTTGTGAACGCGATCTGGGCGCCTGAATCAGCAGACTCCGTGGTAGGGATTGTGAATGTGCTGGTCACCATGGTCATTTGTCTGTTCGGTCACCATGTCATTCTTTCAAACAGACTGGAGAGCTACATCAAGAATTCGGAATTGGATAAAGCCAACCTCGACCTTGAGCAGAAGAGTTTGCAGCTGAAGATCAATCCACATTTTTTCTTTAATGCGCTCACCTCCATCCAGCGTTTTACAATGACTAATGATAAGGACGAGGCCACCTCTTATCTCACCAAATTTGCGCGCCTCATGCGCCAAACCCTGAACCATGCCCGTACCAGTTTTGTTCCCCTGGATGAAGAACTGGAATCCATGCGGCTGTATGCAGAACTTGAACTGCTGCCTTACCGGGGTAAACATGAGTTTAAGATGAACGTTGATTCCCGGATCAACACCGCCGACCTGGAGGTGGTGCCCATGTTAATGCAACCCTTCATAGAGAATGCGATTAAACATGGTATTCATCATAAAAATGACGGAGGATTGGTTCAGGTATCCATCGTACCACAAGACGGACAACTGCAATGTACGGTGGAGGACAATGGCATTGGTCGTAAGAAGGCCATGGTGTTTGGTGGTGGCGGTAACCACGATTCTGCCGGACAAGAAATCACCACCAGTCGCCTGGAACTGATCCATCGCATGCTGGGCACGCACAGCAACTTTCTGATCGAGGATCTGCACGATGATTCCGGAAAGCCCCGGGGAACGCGTGTTTCATTTGCCATACCGACTAAGCGGTTGAATATTCCTGTTGAATCAGCGGGTCAAGGGTAA
- a CDS encoding response regulator transcription factor: MPAILNAEQSMVYCVIIEDQPAAAEVIQHILDKNFTDLKVAGIARNSEEGVKLIRSKSPDLVLTDVELPGGSGFDVLNMTSDQFY, from the coding sequence GTGCCTGCCATTCTTAATGCAGAACAAAGTATGGTTTATTGTGTCATTATTGAAGATCAGCCGGCAGCGGCTGAAGTAATACAGCATATTTTAGATAAGAATTTCACCGACCTGAAGGTGGCGGGAATTGCACGGAATTCAGAAGAAGGAGTAAAGCTTATTCGCAGTAAATCCCCTGACCTTGTACTTACCGATGTGGAACTTCCGGGAGGCAGTGGTTTTGATGTGCTGAACATGACCTCCGATCAATTTTATTAA
- a CDS encoding response regulator transcription factor: MDYVMKPVDEQELVRAVCKAMERISQQSPSDDQPSEKKKGRLILSNNQGMIFTQASEIIRVEADSNYSTFYLTDNERYMISRTLGFYEDILNAYSFYRVHQKHLVNLNYVRKFIKGEVDLVEMCDGSKVEISRRKKTRFLELMKVHEDAQERVQD; this comes from the coding sequence GTGGATTACGTGATGAAACCTGTTGATGAACAGGAATTGGTCAGGGCGGTGTGCAAGGCGATGGAGAGAATTAGCCAACAGTCACCGTCCGATGATCAGCCGTCGGAAAAGAAAAAAGGCCGACTCATTCTGAGTAACAACCAGGGGATGATATTTACCCAGGCCAGTGAGATCATCCGGGTGGAGGCGGATAGCAATTACAGTACCTTTTATCTGACAGACAATGAGCGTTACATGATATCAAGAACGTTGGGCTTTTACGAAGATATTCTCAATGCTTATTCATTCTATCGCGTTCATCAGAAACACCTGGTGAATCTGAACTACGTAAGGAAGTTCATCAAAGGCGAAGTTGATCTCGTGGAAATGTGCGACGGCAGCAAGGTGGAAATTTCCCGTCGAAAGAAGACACGCTTTCTTGAATTGATGAAAGTACACGAAGATGCCCAGGAACGGGTACAGGATTAG
- a CDS encoding EVE domain-containing protein — translation MNYWLVKSEPSTYAWEQLLKDKKTCWDGVRNYAARLHLMDMKKGDVVLYYHSNEGKNIVGIAKVQREHYPDPTTDDDRWVAVDLVPVKKMNEPIGLDAVKAEVKLKDIALVRIGRLSVMPIRKKEFDVILKMGKTTL, via the coding sequence ATGAATTACTGGCTTGTAAAATCAGAACCATCAACATACGCCTGGGAACAACTGCTTAAGGATAAAAAAACATGCTGGGATGGGGTGCGAAACTATGCCGCCAGACTGCACCTGATGGACATGAAGAAAGGCGATGTTGTTTTGTATTATCATAGCAATGAAGGCAAAAACATTGTAGGCATAGCCAAAGTTCAGCGGGAACATTACCCTGACCCCACCACGGATGACGACCGATGGGTGGCAGTGGATCTCGTTCCGGTAAAAAAAATGAACGAGCCGATAGGACTTGACGCTGTGAAAGCGGAAGTTAAGCTCAAGGATATTGCGCTTGTGCGCATCGGCAGGTTGTCTGTCATGCCAATCAGGAAAAAGGAATTTGACGTCATCCTTAAAATGGGCAAGACCACTCTTTAG
- a CDS encoding PQQ-dependent sugar dehydrogenase — MKQYLCILTCSLSLCALTSHGQITLDSTVVSEEVIATNLDVPWEILWGPDDLIWFTERDDGRVGRVDPETGIRDTLLVISDVYHTSESGLLGMALHPDFTNPDSAFVYLVYTYYNGSSIRERLVRYRYQNNALINPAILIDNIPGNGNHNGSRLMFGPDGKLYMTTGDAQNTSNPQNQNTVAGKILRINTDGSIPSDNPDNGSYVWTFGHRNPQGLVWASNGILYSSEHGPNNDDEINIISVGENYGWPDVEGYCNSSPEITFCNNNNVVEPIRAWTPTIALAGLDYYDHEAIPEWQNSLLLVTLKSDDFRVFKLNAAGDTILSEVIHLNDDYGRLRDLCISPSGDIYISTSNRDGRANNGFPISADDRIIKLYNANYSPTGIPTGTHRASSYNLFPNPSTGRLNIRTNGATNREHTIEIMDSVGHVVKESSWTGQQGYMDVSTLPPGAYLYVITAEDGRRDAGRFVLVK; from the coding sequence ATGAAACAATATCTCTGCATACTGACCTGCTCACTCTCCTTGTGTGCACTCACATCCCATGGCCAGATCACGCTCGATTCCACTGTTGTTTCAGAAGAAGTGATCGCCACCAACCTTGACGTCCCGTGGGAAATCCTCTGGGGTCCGGACGACCTCATATGGTTTACGGAAAGGGATGACGGTCGCGTTGGAAGGGTAGACCCGGAAACAGGCATCCGCGACACACTGCTGGTTATATCCGACGTATATCACACCAGCGAGTCCGGATTATTGGGCATGGCGCTTCATCCGGACTTTACAAATCCGGATTCTGCATTTGTTTACCTGGTGTATACTTACTACAATGGATCCAGCATACGTGAAAGGCTGGTACGCTACCGTTACCAGAACAATGCATTGATAAACCCGGCCATCCTGATCGATAACATTCCAGGAAATGGCAATCACAATGGTTCCAGGCTCATGTTCGGGCCGGATGGTAAACTTTACATGACCACCGGAGATGCTCAGAACACCTCCAATCCTCAAAACCAGAACACCGTTGCCGGAAAAATACTTCGCATTAATACGGATGGCAGCATTCCCAGCGACAATCCGGATAACGGAAGTTATGTATGGACCTTCGGACACCGTAATCCACAAGGCCTGGTGTGGGCATCCAACGGTATTTTATACAGTTCCGAGCACGGCCCGAACAATGATGATGAAATCAACATCATCTCAGTCGGTGAAAACTACGGCTGGCCAGATGTGGAAGGTTATTGCAATTCAAGTCCGGAAATCACATTTTGCAACAACAACAATGTTGTGGAACCCATCCGTGCCTGGACACCCACCATTGCCCTGGCAGGACTCGACTATTATGACCATGAGGCCATTCCGGAATGGCAAAATTCGCTGCTCCTCGTTACCCTTAAAAGCGATGACTTCAGGGTATTCAAACTGAATGCAGCCGGAGATACGATCCTTTCCGAAGTGATCCACCTCAATGATGATTATGGAAGACTCCGCGACCTCTGTATCTCTCCTTCCGGTGATATTTATATTTCCACCAGCAACAGGGACGGGCGTGCCAACAATGGGTTTCCCATTTCAGCTGATGACAGGATCATCAAGCTGTATAATGCCAATTACTCCCCCACCGGCATTCCAACAGGAACCCATCGTGCTTCTTCCTACAACCTATTCCCTAACCCTTCAACGGGCAGACTGAATATCAGAACCAATGGCGCGACCAACCGTGAGCATACGATTGAGATCATGGATTCCGTGGGACATGTTGTAAAGGAATCATCGTGGACAGGGCAGCAAGGCTACATGGATGTGAGCACACTTCCGCCGGGTGCATATCTCTACGTAATCACGGCCGAGGACGGGCGGCGCGATGCAGGCAGGTTTGTCTTGGTAAAGTAA
- a CDS encoding YifB family Mg chelatase-like AAA ATPase: MLVKTHGSAVHGVDAITITVEVNVDTGVNFFLVGLADSAVKESHQRIEAALKNVGYRIPGKKIVINMAPADIRKEGAAYDLTLAIGILAATGQITHNEVDRFIIMGELSLDGGLKPIRGTLPIAVQALKEGFRGIILPEDNAREASIVEGLEVYGARNILDVIGFFNNTQSGMQAITCRPEDYLSQNTHTSDADFSDVKGQENIKRALEIAAAGGHNIILIGPPGAGKTMLARRLPTILPPLDLTEALETTKIHSVAGRLPTGTPLITERPFRAPHHTVSDVALVGGGSYPQPGEISLAHHGVLFLDELPEFKRAVLEVMRQPLEERMVTISRARVSVDYPASFMLVASMNPCPCGFYNHPDKDCVCAPGIVQKYLNRISGPLLDRIDLHVEVTPVNVSELSEDRISEKSAAVRERVIAARRIQEERFASSAGIHCNAQMSSKQFRKVCRVDEEGKQLLNKAMDKLGLSARAYDRILKVARTIADLSGSADIRTEHLSEAIHYRSLDREGWAG, from the coding sequence ATGCTTGTTAAGACCCATGGCAGTGCCGTTCACGGGGTGGATGCCATCACCATTACCGTGGAGGTGAACGTGGATACCGGCGTGAACTTTTTCCTCGTCGGCCTGGCAGACAGCGCCGTGAAGGAGAGCCACCAACGCATCGAAGCCGCCCTCAAGAATGTGGGCTACCGGATTCCCGGAAAAAAAATTGTGATCAATATGGCACCGGCAGATATCCGCAAGGAAGGCGCCGCCTACGACCTGACCCTGGCCATCGGTATCCTGGCTGCCACTGGCCAGATCACACACAACGAAGTGGACCGATTCATCATCATGGGAGAGCTGTCCCTCGACGGTGGACTCAAACCCATACGCGGTACGCTGCCCATCGCCGTGCAAGCTTTGAAAGAAGGCTTCCGGGGCATCATCCTCCCGGAAGACAATGCACGCGAAGCATCCATCGTGGAAGGCCTGGAGGTATACGGCGCCCGGAATATCCTTGATGTGATCGGATTCTTTAACAACACGCAATCCGGCATGCAGGCCATCACCTGCCGGCCTGAAGATTACCTGAGCCAGAACACACACACCTCCGACGCCGATTTCTCAGATGTGAAAGGCCAGGAGAACATCAAGCGGGCGCTGGAGATCGCAGCCGCCGGCGGACATAACATCATCCTCATCGGTCCACCCGGCGCCGGTAAAACCATGCTGGCAAGAAGGCTCCCCACCATCCTCCCGCCCCTGGACCTGACCGAAGCACTGGAGACCACCAAAATACATTCCGTGGCAGGACGCCTGCCCACCGGCACACCGCTGATCACCGAACGCCCCTTCCGCGCTCCACATCACACGGTCAGCGATGTGGCCCTGGTCGGCGGTGGCAGCTATCCCCAACCCGGAGAGATCTCCCTCGCACACCATGGCGTCCTCTTCCTCGATGAACTCCCCGAATTCAAACGCGCCGTGCTGGAAGTCATGCGCCAGCCCCTTGAGGAACGCATGGTCACCATCTCCCGGGCACGCGTCAGCGTAGACTACCCCGCCAGCTTCATGCTGGTCGCCTCTATGAATCCCTGCCCCTGCGGTTTTTACAACCACCCCGACAAAGACTGTGTGTGCGCCCCGGGCATCGTACAGAAATACCTGAACCGCATCAGCGGCCCCCTCCTCGACCGCATCGATCTGCACGTGGAAGTGACACCCGTGAACGTATCCGAACTTTCCGAAGATCGCATCTCAGAGAAAAGTGCCGCCGTACGGGAACGGGTCATCGCCGCCCGCAGGATCCAGGAGGAACGTTTTGCATCTTCCGCCGGCATCCACTGCAATGCCCAGATGTCTTCAAAACAGTTCAGAAAAGTCTGCCGGGTGGATGAGGAGGGAAAACAACTCCTCAACAAGGCCATGGATAAACTCGGACTCTCCGCCCGCGCCTATGACCGCATCCTGAAAGTAGCCCGCACCATTGCCGACCTGTCAGGCAGCGCGGACATCAGAACGGAACACCTGTCAGAAGCAATCCACTACCGGAGCTTGGATAGGGAAGGATGGGCGGGGTGA
- a CDS encoding T9SS type A sorting domain-containing protein, with translation MKQLYTALAALCLSLTSQAQLNVLYVVDTDIDSAGNANLTTALTNSGHNFTTFDAATMVASPTFATDMSGIDLVIWYTGSNGVDLQLWGGMDTINQELYQYLNSGGALWVIGNDFLYDLYDAPPVYFNSTDQAAVLFGIDSYDVQSYGNDSNEGVPQMDLASGHTITDQTPLTFVWSTLWWGDGGTPAAGTQVVYEMGPGTYTLSGYPSATYFDNGTYQVLAYYFNAAMLNTQGAVDEAVKDVLDYFQTVGIKEEASKIRFHAYPNPVRDQLTITWESQTHVQQIRLIDNTGRLVIDKTCSPGTVSQTLDMSALPAGVYHVSVSDTDGNQSGHHIVR, from the coding sequence ATGAAACAACTCTATACTGCACTGGCTGCCCTTTGCCTCAGCCTTACTTCCCAGGCACAACTCAATGTGCTTTATGTTGTAGACACGGATATTGACTCCGCAGGCAATGCCAATCTTACCACCGCACTGACCAACAGCGGACACAACTTCACCACATTTGATGCTGCAACAATGGTCGCCAGTCCCACTTTTGCAACCGACATGTCCGGCATCGACCTGGTGATCTGGTATACCGGCAGCAATGGAGTGGACCTCCAGTTGTGGGGAGGAATGGATACCATCAACCAGGAGTTATACCAATACCTTAATAGCGGCGGTGCACTCTGGGTCATCGGAAACGATTTTCTTTACGACCTCTATGATGCGCCACCGGTATACTTCAATTCTACCGATCAGGCTGCTGTTCTTTTCGGCATCGACAGCTACGATGTGCAATCTTACGGAAACGACAGCAATGAGGGCGTACCACAAATGGATCTTGCGTCCGGTCATACCATTACAGATCAAACCCCTCTGACATTCGTGTGGTCTACCCTATGGTGGGGCGACGGGGGCACTCCCGCTGCAGGTACGCAGGTGGTTTATGAAATGGGGCCAGGTACCTACACCCTGAGCGGATACCCTTCAGCCACCTATTTTGATAACGGAACCTATCAGGTGCTTGCCTATTATTTTAATGCCGCCATGCTGAATACGCAGGGTGCCGTGGATGAAGCCGTAAAAGATGTACTGGATTATTTTCAGACTGTGGGCATCAAAGAAGAGGCATCCAAAATCCGCTTTCACGCATACCCCAATCCGGTCCGGGATCAATTGACCATCACCTGGGAATCTCAGACACATGTTCAACAAATCCGTTTGATCGACAACACCGGACGGCTGGTTATAGATAAAACCTGCTCGCCCGGAACCGTATCCCAAACTTTGGATATGTCCGCACTTCCCGCCGGGGTTTACCATGTCAGTGTAAGTGACACTGACGGTAACCAAAGCGGGCATCATATTGTCCGCTAG